A region of Saccharococcus thermophilus DNA encodes the following proteins:
- a CDS encoding DUF47 domain-containing protein — protein MIFSPKKDVFFDLLFTISENVKEAAQYFVEYKINNVSDLKEFARVMKEYERKGDSYIHELVVELNKTFITPIEREDIHQLAMKMDDVLDGLEQCSARFEMFSFTEIDDHMVKFFDNIYQSTIEITQALELLSHKKLLEMRKHAIKIKDYETKCDEILRASIKNLFVEQKDPVKIIQYKELYEMLEEIADSCEDVANTIETIIMRNA, from the coding sequence ATGATCTTTTCGCCAAAAAAAGATGTCTTCTTTGATTTATTATTTACGATTTCGGAAAACGTGAAAGAGGCGGCACAATACTTTGTAGAGTATAAAATTAACAATGTCAGCGATTTAAAAGAATTCGCCCGCGTGATGAAAGAGTATGAACGCAAGGGAGATTCTTATATTCATGAACTCGTTGTTGAGTTAAATAAAACATTTATCACGCCAATTGAACGGGAAGATATTCATCAACTAGCAATGAAAATGGACGATGTATTAGACGGATTGGAACAATGTTCAGCCCGTTTTGAGATGTTCTCGTTTACCGAAATTGATGACCATATGGTGAAGTTTTTCGATAACATTTATCAAAGCACGATTGAAATCACCCAAGCCTTGGAGTTGCTATCCCATAAAAAACTTCTTGAGATGCGGAAACATGCTATTAAAATTAAGGATTATGAAACGAAGTGCGATGAAATTTTACGGGCTTCGATTAAAAATTTATTTGTTGAGCAAAAAGACCCAGTGAAAATTATTCAATATAAAGAGCTGTATGAAATGCTTGAGGAAATCGCCGATAGCTGTGAGGATGTAGCAAATACGATTGAAACGATCATCATGCGCAACGCATAA
- a CDS encoding cobalamin-binding protein, with product MRLISICPSNTELLAYLEMLDHLVAVDNYSDWPPSITHLPRVGPDLHIDMDKVEALKPDLVLASLSVPGMERNIAELQKRNIPHLVFAPNSLEDIANDLLLLGEALGQKAKASEVVHRYRSFIEQYRQLADIVAQPAKLYWEWWPKPIFTPGKTNWLSEISQLAGGSNIFADIPQANVQTDWDEVVKRNPSHICLVWVGVQTKKMNKEAVKQRLEAENVDAIRTDRIYILEESLYCRPSPRLLAGLQKLAALLHPSVFPPDDGQDPLLTK from the coding sequence ATGAGGCTGATTTCGATTTGTCCGAGCAACACGGAATTGCTCGCCTACCTGGAGATGCTTGACCATTTGGTCGCAGTCGATAACTACTCGGACTGGCCGCCTTCCATTACCCATTTGCCAAGGGTCGGCCCGGACTTGCATATCGATATGGACAAAGTCGAAGCGCTGAAACCCGATTTAGTACTGGCATCATTAAGTGTTCCCGGCATGGAAAGGAACATAGCAGAGCTGCAAAAGCGAAATATTCCACATCTCGTTTTTGCGCCAAATTCATTGGAGGATATCGCTAATGATTTACTTCTGCTTGGCGAAGCACTTGGCCAAAAAGCAAAGGCAAGCGAAGTGGTTCACCGCTACCGCTCTTTCATCGAGCAATACCGCCAGCTTGCGGATATCGTTGCGCAGCCGGCAAAGCTTTATTGGGAATGGTGGCCGAAACCGATTTTCACTCCGGGCAAAACAAACTGGCTTAGTGAAATAAGCCAATTGGCGGGAGGAAGCAATATTTTTGCCGACATACCGCAAGCCAACGTGCAAACGGACTGGGACGAAGTAGTAAAGCGCAATCCTTCGCATATTTGTCTTGTTTGGGTCGGCGTGCAGACAAAGAAAATGAACAAAGAGGCGGTAAAACAGAGACTCGAGGCTGAAAACGTCGACGCCATCCGCACCGACCGCATTTATATACTCGAGGAATCACTTTATTGCCGTCCTTCCCCACGGCTTTTAGCTGGTCTGCAAAAACTGGCAGCTTTGCTGCATCCGTCCGTTTTTCCGCCTGACGACGGGCAAGACCCTTTGCTAACAAAATAA
- a CDS encoding biotin transporter BioY — METKRPKWRAIDITLIGMFAALMAIGANITSWAPFLVIGGVPITLQTFFCVLAGAVLGRRLGAMAMIVYMLVGVVGAPVFAQFGGGFGSIVRPTFGFIISFIFAAYATGWIIERGKGNPSTARFIVAALVGMVINYVVGTNWMYVAYKWWAAAPKGFSYGMAWEWMMVPLPKDIILSIVAGVMAPRMYRAIRKSASYYQHVA; from the coding sequence ATGGAAACAAAACGTCCGAAATGGCGAGCGATTGATATTACATTGATCGGAATGTTTGCCGCGTTAATGGCGATTGGTGCCAACATTACATCATGGGCGCCGTTTTTGGTCATCGGCGGTGTTCCGATTACCTTGCAAACGTTTTTCTGCGTGCTCGCTGGAGCTGTTTTAGGACGGCGGCTCGGCGCCATGGCGATGATTGTATATATGTTAGTCGGGGTGGTCGGTGCTCCGGTGTTTGCTCAGTTTGGCGGCGGCTTTGGCAGCATTGTTCGCCCGACATTCGGTTTTATTATCTCTTTCATTTTTGCTGCATATGCTACCGGCTGGATCATTGAACGGGGAAAAGGCAATCCGTCTACTGCCCGCTTTATCGTTGCGGCGTTAGTCGGAATGGTCATTAACTATGTCGTCGGTACGAACTGGATGTATGTCGCTTATAAATGGTGGGCAGCAGCACCAAAAGGATTTTCCTACGGCATGGCATGGGAATGGATGATGGTGCCTCTTCCGAAAGACATTATTTTATCGATCGTAGCTGGAGTGATGGCACCACGTATGTATCGCGCCATCCGTAAATCGGCTTCCTATTATCAACATGTCGCCTAA
- a CDS encoding inorganic phosphate transporter, with translation MDMVLVFTVLIVIFALAFDFINGFHDTANAIATSVSTRALSPRKAIILAASMNFIGALTFTGVAKTITKDIVDPFALDNGSVIILAALIAAIAWNLITWYYGIPSSSSHALIGSVAGAAVSAAGFDVLHYKGFLKILESLIISPFLALAVGFAIMSLFRFIFKNANLTRTTKGFRMFQVVTAALQSFTHGTNDAQKTMGIITMALIAAKYHTSDNIPEWVRIAAALSMGLGTSIGGWKIIKTVGGKIMKIRPVNGAAADLSSALVIFSATLLQLPVSTTHVISSSIMGVGAAQRVRGVKWGVAQRIVLTWIITLPVSALIAGFVYQILKLFF, from the coding sequence ATGGATATGGTATTGGTATTTACGGTTTTGATTGTTATTTTTGCATTGGCGTTTGATTTTATCAACGGATTTCATGACACTGCCAATGCCATTGCCACATCGGTATCCACACGGGCGCTTTCGCCGCGAAAAGCGATCATTTTGGCGGCGTCGATGAACTTTATCGGTGCGTTGACCTTTACTGGGGTGGCGAAAACGATTACAAAAGACATTGTCGATCCATTCGCATTGGATAATGGTTCTGTCATCATTTTAGCAGCGTTGATCGCTGCGATCGCGTGGAATTTAATCACTTGGTATTATGGCATTCCAAGCAGTTCTTCGCATGCGTTAATCGGTTCGGTGGCGGGAGCTGCGGTTTCGGCCGCTGGATTCGATGTGTTGCATTATAAAGGTTTTCTTAAAATTTTGGAATCGTTGATTATCTCGCCATTTCTAGCGCTAGCGGTAGGCTTTGCCATTATGAGCCTGTTCCGTTTCATCTTTAAAAATGCCAACTTGACCCGTACGACGAAAGGGTTTCGCATGTTCCAAGTCGTAACGGCAGCGTTGCAATCCTTTACACACGGAACAAACGATGCACAAAAGACGATGGGAATTATCACGATGGCGCTGATCGCCGCCAAATATCATACATCCGACAATATTCCGGAATGGGTGCGGATCGCCGCTGCACTTTCAATGGGGCTTGGAACATCGATTGGCGGTTGGAAAATTATTAAAACGGTTGGCGGCAAGATTATGAAAATCCGCCCTGTCAACGGCGCCGCTGCCGATTTATCGTCTGCGCTCGTCATTTTCTCGGCTACCCTTCTTCAGTTGCCAGTTAGTACGACCCATGTCATCTCTTCGTCGATTATGGGAGTTGGTGCGGCGCAGCGCGTGAGAGGCGTAAAATGGGGAGTCGCACAGCGCATTGTGTTGACATGGATCATTACGTTGCCTGTTTCGGCGTTGATTGCCGGATTTGTATATCAAATTTTAAAACTATTTTTCTAA
- a CDS encoding leucyl aminopeptidase produces MFTVKQQLSFDTVHEALVIGVFEKNQPLDGIVAEYDRRLGGQLSVMFKEGDISAKKKQISYVHTLNQTGAKRLYFVGLGKKEALTFDGLREAFGKLFKTLKQAKRTEVAVVLDTFVTDDIDQNEAAHALSEAYYLATYEFLGYKQKKNEPEKRIETMTIYTEADAAEVEASLFVGSVYGKATNSARTLVNTPSNLLTAADLAEYAVELAKKYEFEYEILEKEEMERLGMGAFLAVNQGSKNPPKMIVLKYQGKEQWKNVIGLVGKGVTFDTGGYSLKPRESMVDMKTDMAGAAAVLGAMEIIGELRPEQNVIAVIPATDNMISGEAFKPDDVITSMSGKTIEVKNTDAEGRLILADAITYAKHHGANYLIDVATLTGGVIVALGVHTTGAMTNNEALFEQLLEASAETGEFIWRLPITEKDKERVRSSKIADLNNSPGREGHAIMGGAFLGEFAEDTPWVHLDIAGTSVAAKDDDLGPSGATGVMVRTLATFVERFE; encoded by the coding sequence ATGTTTACGGTGAAGCAGCAACTGTCTTTCGATACGGTGCATGAGGCGCTGGTGATTGGCGTTTTTGAAAAAAACCAGCCGCTAGACGGCATTGTCGCTGAATATGATCGCCGCCTTGGCGGGCAGCTGTCTGTGATGTTCAAAGAAGGAGACATTTCCGCTAAGAAAAAACAAATTTCCTACGTACATACGTTAAATCAAACGGGAGCAAAACGGCTGTATTTTGTCGGCTTGGGCAAAAAGGAAGCATTGACGTTTGATGGGCTGCGCGAAGCGTTCGGCAAGCTGTTTAAAACGTTAAAACAAGCAAAGCGGACGGAGGTAGCTGTTGTTTTGGATACATTTGTAACGGACGATATCGACCAAAACGAAGCGGCCCACGCGCTCTCCGAAGCGTATTATCTTGCCACTTACGAATTTCTTGGATATAAGCAAAAAAAGAACGAACCGGAAAAACGGATAGAGACGATGACGATTTACACAGAAGCGGACGCAGCCGAAGTCGAAGCAAGTCTCTTTGTCGGTTCGGTATATGGCAAAGCGACCAATTCGGCGCGCACACTCGTTAATACGCCAAGCAATTTGTTGACGGCGGCTGATTTAGCGGAATATGCGGTAGAATTAGCGAAAAAATATGAGTTTGAATATGAAATTCTCGAAAAAGAAGAAATGGAACGGCTCGGAATGGGAGCGTTTCTCGCTGTCAATCAAGGATCGAAAAACCCGCCAAAAATGATCGTTCTTAAGTACCAAGGAAAAGAACAATGGAAAAACGTCATTGGCCTTGTCGGAAAAGGGGTGACATTTGATACAGGCGGCTACAGTCTTAAACCGCGCGAAAGCATGGTCGATATGAAAACCGATATGGCTGGCGCCGCCGCGGTGCTCGGCGCGATGGAGATTATCGGGGAGCTTCGCCCGGAACAAAACGTGATTGCCGTCATTCCTGCTACCGACAATATGATCAGCGGAGAAGCGTTTAAACCGGATGATGTCATTACCTCCATGAGTGGAAAAACGATCGAAGTGAAAAATACGGATGCCGAAGGACGACTCATTTTGGCTGATGCCATTACTTATGCGAAGCACCATGGCGCCAACTATTTAATCGATGTGGCAACGCTGACCGGCGGTGTGATCGTCGCGCTTGGTGTGCATACGACGGGGGCGATGACGAACAATGAGGCATTATTTGAGCAGCTGCTCGAAGCATCGGCAGAAACAGGAGAATTTATTTGGCGCCTGCCGATTACCGAAAAAGATAAAGAACGCGTGCGCAGCAGCAAAATCGCCGATCTCAATAACTCGCCGGGTCGGGAAGGACATGCGATCATGGGCGGAGCGTTTCTCGGTGAATTTGCCGAAGATACGCCATGGGTGCATCTCGATATTGCCGGAACGTCGGTGGCGGCGAAAGATGATGATCTAGGGCCATCGGGTGCGACCGGGGTGATGGTGCGCACGCTGGCGACATTTGTAGAGCGGTTTGAATAA